A single genomic interval of Bacteroidota bacterium harbors:
- a CDS encoding glycosyltransferase — protein MDLGTGILVLAASLGLLAGLAYAAYLAAHLLGWLRLRRYPAAPPNAIPPISILVPARNEGQNLGACLAAVQQQPGPWEVWVIDDESEDDTYPIARAFAQADSRIQVLRSKGGKKQALSRGIQAARHAWIVTLDADCVAGSTWLCSLAAYLQPGCSLVAGPVQLAGSGPLARLLAAEQAGLMVLSGGAFGLGCPGMSNGGNLAFRKTAWESVGGYTAHAHLSSGDDMLLLQQLVQAGHQVAYCPLPGAAVRTQPPAGLAGLAQQRRRWLSKSRAYRNPLLTGGALGLLGFWLFLPALLWWHPSLALLLWGAKAGLELSLCVAGRSFGSAPGALRAFPLLQLLQPLYVLWAGAQQLRPRAFSWKNRVLR, from the coding sequence ATGGATCTGGGCACGGGCATCCTAGTGCTTGCCGCCAGCCTGGGCCTGCTGGCAGGGCTGGCCTACGCGGCCTATCTGGCAGCCCACCTGCTGGGCTGGCTACGGCTACGGCGCTACCCCGCAGCCCCACCTAATGCCATCCCCCCCATCAGCATCCTGGTTCCGGCACGGAACGAAGGCCAAAACCTGGGTGCCTGCCTGGCGGCTGTGCAGCAGCAGCCAGGCCCCTGGGAGGTGTGGGTGATAGACGATGAGAGCGAAGATGATACCTACCCCATTGCCCGGGCATTTGCCCAGGCCGATTCACGCATTCAGGTGCTGCGGAGCAAGGGGGGCAAAAAGCAGGCCCTGAGCCGGGGCATACAGGCGGCCCGGCATGCCTGGATCGTAACCCTGGATGCAGACTGCGTAGCCGGGTCCACCTGGCTATGCAGCCTGGCAGCCTACCTGCAGCCCGGATGCAGCCTGGTGGCGGGGCCTGTGCAGCTGGCCGGAAGCGGCCCACTGGCGCGCCTACTGGCTGCGGAGCAGGCCGGACTGATGGTGCTGTCGGGCGGGGCATTCGGGTTAGGCTGCCCAGGCATGAGCAATGGGGGCAACCTGGCTTTTCGCAAAACAGCCTGGGAATCCGTGGGCGGATATACCGCCCATGCACACCTGAGCAGCGGAGATGATATGCTGCTGCTACAGCAGCTGGTGCAGGCCGGGCACCAGGTGGCCTACTGCCCCCTGCCCGGTGCCGCCGTGCGCACCCAGCCCCCTGCCGGGCTGGCCGGGCTGGCACAGCAGCGCCGACGCTGGCTGAGCAAGAGCCGGGCCTACCGGAACCCCCTACTCACAGGGGGTGCGCTGGGTCTGCTGGGCTTTTGGCTCTTCCTGCCAGCACTGCTGTGGTGGCATCCCAGCCTGGCCCTACTGCTGTGGGGGGCCAAGGCCGGGCTGGAACTGAGCCTGTGTGTAGCCGGGCGTTCCTTTGGCTCCGCGCCGGGGGCGCTACGGGCGTTCCCGCTGCTGCAGCTGCTACAGCCGCTGTATGTGCTGTGGGCGGGTGCCCAGCAGCTAAGGCCCAGGGCTTTTAGCTGGAAAAACAGGGTGCTGCGCTAG
- a CDS encoding flippase-like domain-containing protein codes for MHWFRAVLAKKWARMLISLLLLLGIGYQLYAWDPALRWPRAEPLWALCALLLLPLNLGAEARKLQQAYRTMGIFTGFGSAVRAVLGSATAAFLTPNRLGEIPARLAWLPASARARGLHALALERLSQLSATLFAAAPALLWASPFSSPTLSGGLALGCILLGLGILWPFVGRLPIRLPGRWQAWYPVRISHWALLGVLAWAGLRYAIFSLQYLLLLWAFGVSLPTGLLLAGISLTYAAKSVVPSIALAELGIREAAALSVFGVLGAPAAPILAATLLLFTLNLVLPALLGCGPSLRWIWARAS; via the coding sequence ATGCACTGGTTTCGCGCGGTTTTGGCCAAAAAATGGGCCCGGATGCTTATATCGCTGCTGCTGCTGCTGGGCATAGGCTACCAGCTGTACGCTTGGGATCCGGCCCTGCGCTGGCCCAGGGCCGAGCCACTGTGGGCACTGTGTGCCCTGCTACTGCTACCCCTGAACCTGGGAGCCGAAGCGCGGAAGCTGCAACAGGCCTACCGCACCATGGGCATCTTTACCGGCTTCGGGTCGGCGGTTCGCGCGGTGCTGGGCAGCGCTACCGCTGCTTTTCTTACCCCCAACCGCCTGGGCGAGATACCCGCCCGGCTGGCCTGGCTGCCCGCCTCGGCGCGCGCGCGGGGTCTGCATGCCCTGGCGCTGGAGCGGCTAAGCCAGCTAAGTGCTACCCTCTTTGCCGCCGCACCCGCCCTACTGTGGGCCAGCCCCTTTTCGTCTCCCACGCTATCCGGCGGGCTAGCCTTGGGCTGCATACTGCTGGGCCTGGGCATTTTGTGGCCCTTTGTGGGTAGGCTGCCCATCCGCCTGCCCGGCCGCTGGCAGGCTTGGTATCCGGTGCGCATTTCGCACTGGGCCTTGCTCGGCGTACTGGCCTGGGCGGGCTTGCGTTATGCCATCTTTAGCCTGCAGTATCTGCTACTGCTCTGGGCCTTTGGGGTATCGCTGCCCACCGGCCTACTGCTAGCCGGCATTAGCCTTACCTATGCGGCCAAGAGTGTGGTGCCCAGTATAGCACTGGCCGAGCTGGGTATACGCGAGGCTGCCGCCCTCTCTGTATTTGGTGTGCTGGGTGCGCCCGCTGCCCCCATACTGGCCGCCACGCTGTTACTCTTTACGCTAAACCTGGTGCTGCCAGCCCTACTGGGCTGTGGGCCTAGCCTCCGATGGATCTGGGCACGGGCATCCTAG